Genomic segment of Myxococcus stipitatus:
CCCGGGCGGGCTCCAGGCGATTCGAGGCGTCGCGGGCTTCAATCCCATGCAGGCGAGCTGCACGCCGGAAGGCTGGGCGGACCACGACGACCTGGTCTTCCCGGTCGCGAATCCGACCCCCTGAAGGCTCGACCCGGCGTTTTGTGTCGATTCTGCTGCCCTGAAATTCGCCCACCAGAGGCCCGCCAGGGCCTCGCCGTGCGACGAAGGAACCCAGGGGAGCACCGCGATGGGAGCACCTCTCGCCGCGAACGACCGTGGGCCCGCCACGTCATCCACCGTTGATGTTTCAGGAGGGGTGTCTGGCCTTGCCTCATTCCAGACGGAATGACAGCCGCGCGATGCCATGAATTGGGTTTCGCCCGAGGAGGAAGTCTGCATAATCGAGCGGCAGAGGACTTCCATTCATGGCGACGAGTGACGGTGCGGACAAGGCCCTGGCGGAGCGGCTGCAACGCGAGGAGTACTTCGCGAACGAGACCTTCGAGGGTGTCGACCTCCAAGGTCTCGAGCTGCGCGACAAGGAGTTCTACCGGTGCACCTTCGAGAGCTGCCAGCTCCAGGAGAGCCGCTGGCAGCGCACCGTCTTCGAGGCGTGTGTGGTTCGCGGCAGCAACGTCACGCGAGCCCGGTTCCTCTCCACCGGGCTCCGGGAGGTGCGCTTCGAGGGCTCCAAGCTCATGGGCATCGACTGGAGCGACCTGTCCTCGAACCCCGAGCTGAGCTTCCAGGAGTGTGGCCTCTCCTACTGCTCCTTCGTGGGGCTCAGCCTGAGGAAGACGCCCTTCCTCAAGTGTGTCGCGCGGGAGTCGAACTTCTATGACCTGGACCTGACGGACGCGGACTTCACGGGGTCGGACCTGGGCGGCAGCAACTTCCGGGGCTGCATGCTGCTGCGTGCGGACTTCTCCGACACGACGGGCGTGTTCCTCGACCCGTCGGTGAACAAGCTCAAGGACACGCGGGTCCCCATCGAGACCGCGGTCGGGCTCGCCCGGAACCTGGGCATGCTCGTCGCGGGCTTCCACGATGAGGCCCCCAAGCGCGCGGGACGCAAGTCGCGTCCGTCCCCGTGATTCAAGGCAGCGCGGCCGTCAGGCGGAGTGCCTCCTGGAGGATGCGGTCCGTGCCCGCGGCGATGCCCGCGCAGT
This window contains:
- a CDS encoding pentapeptide repeat-containing protein encodes the protein MATSDGADKALAERLQREEYFANETFEGVDLQGLELRDKEFYRCTFESCQLQESRWQRTVFEACVVRGSNVTRARFLSTGLREVRFEGSKLMGIDWSDLSSNPELSFQECGLSYCSFVGLSLRKTPFLKCVARESNFYDLDLTDADFTGSDLGGSNFRGCMLLRADFSDTTGVFLDPSVNKLKDTRVPIETAVGLARNLGMLVAGFHDEAPKRAGRKSRPSP